DNA from Candidatus Eisenbacteria bacterium:
GCGCGGCGCGAGCGGAGCGTCGCCAAGACGGCTCTAGGACTCCAGCCCGAGCTACAGCTCGGGCTGGGATCGGACGCGAGATCTTGGACGGCCGTGGCACGCGTGGGCGGTCTGCCGCGGCCGGCCAAGCCCGCCGAAGGCGGCGGCAACGCGTGGCACGCGCGCGTCATCTCAATAGGGTGGCGACTTCGGGGAAGGACGTCAGAACGTAGCGTGGGGATGGGGAACCGTCGGGAACACCGGTGCGTTCGGTGTCGATCCAGGCGGCGTCGACGCCCGCGGCGCTGGCGGCGCCGATGTCTTCCGTGAAGTTGTCGCCGACCATGAGGGCGCGCGCGGGGGCGACCCCGAGGTCGCGCAGAGCGATGCGGATGAGGGACGGGTGTGGCTTGCGGAGGCCGACGGCTTCCGAGACGACCACGGTGTGCACCTTGGAGAGGATGTCGTGGCGACACAGGATGTCGTACGCGGTGGCGGTGTCGTCGAAGTTCGTGATGACGGCGACGGTGCGACCACGCGCCGCGTGCTCGAGCACGGCGGCGTGGTTGGACGGGAAGCGGGTGGCGTTCGCGATGCCTTGCATGTGGGCGCGGGCGAGAATCGGTGCGGCCTCGGCCGCGGTCGCCGCGTCGGCTCCGAGGCGCACGAGCGCCCGCCGGAAGCGCTCGCGCGACGGGCGCTCGACGTGGGTGCCCTTGCGCTCCTCGGCGAGCTCGTGGCTGGCGGCGATGAACGCACGGCCGAACGTGTCGACGTCGGCGCCGGGAACGAGCTCGGCGAGCAGCGGCGCCCACGTGCCGATGGTCGAGCGGATGCGCCGTCCGTCGATCACCACTTCCGGCAGCGCAGCGTGGTCGAACTCGATCAGCGTCCCGAAGAGGTCGAACAGGACCGCGTCGTAGGCGATCCGGCTCACTGGACCTCGGGCGCCGGGGGCAGCCCCCGCAGCGCGCGCCGTCCGGCGAACCCCTCCGTGCGCCGATGGAAGAAGCGCACCCGATCCTCGCCGAACTGCCAGCACAGATAGACCTCGACGCCGTCGATGACCGCGGGGAAGTCGACGAGGCCCAGGTCCACGTCCTTCAGCTCGACGCCGAGCTCTTCGATCTCGCCGACCGCTGCGTCGAGCTCCTCGACGAGCCGGCGCAGCTCGGGACGCTCGGCGAGGACGTCCTCGATGCGGATCGCCCCCGGGTCGCCGCCACGCCCCATCGCTACCGCCTCGCGCTCGCGGTGCAGGCGGAGCGCGTTGCGCTGCACGCGCTCCAGGAGCAGCCGCAGGCGCGGTACGCACGCATCCGCCTGCTCGACGGTGAACGATCGCGTGCGCACCCGGGCACCGTACCCAGCGCGTCGCGAGCTGTCGAGCCGGCGACACGACCTTGTGACCCCGGGGGCCCTGCGTTAGATACACGGCGCGCCCGATGAAGATGTCGGAGGAGCAGGAAACCCCGGGCTCGCAGGGACCCGCCGAGGCGCAGCGGCCTCTCGGGTTCGACGAGGACGTGAGCAGCCTCACCGTACCGTCGGAGCTCGCGATCCTGCCTCTGCGCGGCGTCACGATCTTTCCGGCGGCGATCGTCCCGCTCCTGATCTCGCGGGCCGCGTCGCTGAAGCTGGTCGAGGACTGCCTCGCGGGCGATCGCATCCTCGGCCTCGTGTCGCAGAAGAATCCGGAGGACGAGGCCCCCGAGCCCGCGGGGCTCTACACCCGTGGGACTGCGGGTCGCATCTTGAAGATGCTGCGCTACCCCGACCGCAGCGTGCGCATCCTGGTGCAGGGGATCCGGCGCATCGAGACGTCCGACTACGTGCAACGCGAGCCGTACCTGCGGGCCCGCGTCCAGGTGCTCCCGGACACCTTCCAGCCGTCCGCCGACCTCGACGCGCTGCAGGCGCACATGGTGGCGCAGTTCGCGAAGTTCGTGTCGATGACGCCCTACCTGCCCGACGAGCTCCAGGTCGTCGTGATGAACATCAAGGATCCGGGCAAGGTCACCGACCTCATCGCCTCGAACCTCAACATCGCCGTCGAAGAGAAGCAGGAGCTGCTGGCGACGATCGACGTGCGGGTGCGCTTGGAGCGCCTCTCGACCATCCTCGCCCGCGAGATCGAGCTGCTCGAGCTCGGGCACAAGATCCAGTCGCAGGTCCAGACCGAGCTCAACAAGCACCAGAAGGAGTTCTACCTCCGCCAGCAGCTCCGGGCGATCCAACAGGAGCTCGGCGAGGGCGACTCGCGCGCGACCGAAATCGAGGAGCTGCGGCGCAAGCTCGACGAGGCGCAGCTCCCGCCGCCGGCGCGCGAAGCAGCCGATCGCGAGCTCGAGCGCCTGAAGATGATCCCGCCCGAGTCGGCCGAGCACAGCGTCGTGCGCACCTATCTCGAGTGGTTTGCCGCGCTGCCGTGGGCGGTCTCCACCCAGGACAACCTCGATCTCCACCACGCGCGGTCGATCCTCGACGAGGACCACTTCGACCTCGAGAAGATCAAGGACCGCATCCTCGAGCACCTGGCCGTCCGCAAGCTGAAGCAGGACGGCAAGAGCCCGATCCTGTGCTTCGTCGGGCCGCCGGGCGTCGGGAAGACGTCGCTCGGACGCTCGATCGCGCGCGCCATGGAGCGCAAGTTCGTCCGGCTCTCGCTCGGCGGCGTGCGCGACGAGGCCGAGATCCGCGGCCACCGGCGGACGTACGTCGGCGCGCTGCCCGGCCGGGTCATCCAGAATCTGCGCACCGCGGGCTCCAACAACCCGCTCTTCATGCTCGACGAGATCGACAAGCTCGGCATGGACTTCCGCGGCGATCCCGCGTCGGCCCTGCTCGAGGTCCTCGATCCCGAGCAGAACGCGACCTTCCAAGACCACTACCTCGACGTCCCCTTCGACCTCTCCCGGGTCATGTTCGTCACCACGGCGAACGTCCTCGACACCGTCCCGCCGCCGCTGCGCGACCGCATGGAGGTGATCGAGCTCGCCGGCTACACGGAGGAGGAGAAGATCGAGATCGCGCGGCGCTACGTGATTCCGAAGCAGCTTCGGGAGCACGGCCTCACGACCGCGCAGCTCCGCTTCGAAGACGACGCGATCGCGCATCTGATCCGCGCCTACACGCGCGAAGCCGGTCTACGGAACCTCGAGCGCGAGGTCGGGCGCGTCTGCCGCAAGGTGGCGCGGGCGGTGACCGAAGGGCGGAACGATCCGGTCGTGTTCATGAAGGATCTCGTGCACGAGTACCTCGGTGCCGAGCGCTTCTTCTCCGAGATCGCCGAGCGCACCGACGAGCCGGGCGTCGCCGTCGGGCTCGCTTGGACGCCGAACGGGGGCGACATCCTCTTCATCGAGGCGACGCGCATGGCGGGCACGAAGCAGCTGATCCTCACGGGCCACCTGGGGGACGTGATGAAAGAGTCGGCGCAGGCCGCCCTTTCCTACGTCCGCTCGCGTGCGGACCGGCTCGGCATCGCCGCCGACTTCTTCGAGCACACGGACCTCCACCTGCACGTCCCGGGTGGCGCCATCCCGAAGGACGGACCGTCCGCCGGCATCACGATGACGACGGCGATCGCGTCGCTCCTGACGGGGCGCGCCGTGCGCCACGGCCTCGCCATGACCGGCGAGATCACGCTGCGCGGGCGCGTCCTTCCCGTGGGCGGCATCAAGGAGAAGGTGCTGGCGGCGCGGCGGGCCGGCATCGACACCGTCATCCTCCCCCGTCGCAACGAGAAGGATCTCGAGGACGTCCCGGAGTCGGCTCGCACGGCGCTGCGCTTCCACTTCGTCGACACCATGGACGAGGTGCTCGACCTGGCGCTGGTGCCGGGCCAGGCTCCCCTCGCGGCGAGCGCCTGAGAGCCCACGGTGCCCGAGCTGCGCAAGGACCCGCTCACGGGGCAATGGGTCATCATCGGCACCGAGCGGCCGCGCCGTCCGGAGGACTTTCGCGCC
Protein-coding regions in this window:
- a CDS encoding HAD family hydrolase; the protein is MSRIAYDAVLFDLFGTLIEFDHAALPEVVIDGRRIRSTIGTWAPLLAELVPGADVDTFGRAFIAASHELAEERKGTHVERPSRERFRRALVRLGADAATAAEAAPILARAHMQGIANATRFPSNHAAVLEHAARGRTVAVITNFDDTATAYDILCRHDILSKVHTVVVSEAVGLRKPHPSLIRIALRDLGVAPARALMVGDNFTEDIGAASAAGVDAAWIDTERTGVPDGSPSPRYVLTSFPEVATLLR
- a CDS encoding DUF2203 domain-containing protein; translated protein: MRTRSFTVEQADACVPRLRLLLERVQRNALRLHREREAVAMGRGGDPGAIRIEDVLAERPELRRLVEELDAAVGEIEELGVELKDVDLGLVDFPAVIDGVEVYLCWQFGEDRVRFFHRRTEGFAGRRALRGLPPAPEVQ
- the lon gene encoding endopeptidase La; translation: MKMSEEQETPGSQGPAEAQRPLGFDEDVSSLTVPSELAILPLRGVTIFPAAIVPLLISRAASLKLVEDCLAGDRILGLVSQKNPEDEAPEPAGLYTRGTAGRILKMLRYPDRSVRILVQGIRRIETSDYVQREPYLRARVQVLPDTFQPSADLDALQAHMVAQFAKFVSMTPYLPDELQVVVMNIKDPGKVTDLIASNLNIAVEEKQELLATIDVRVRLERLSTILAREIELLELGHKIQSQVQTELNKHQKEFYLRQQLRAIQQELGEGDSRATEIEELRRKLDEAQLPPPAREAADRELERLKMIPPESAEHSVVRTYLEWFAALPWAVSTQDNLDLHHARSILDEDHFDLEKIKDRILEHLAVRKLKQDGKSPILCFVGPPGVGKTSLGRSIARAMERKFVRLSLGGVRDEAEIRGHRRTYVGALPGRVIQNLRTAGSNNPLFMLDEIDKLGMDFRGDPASALLEVLDPEQNATFQDHYLDVPFDLSRVMFVTTANVLDTVPPPLRDRMEVIELAGYTEEEKIEIARRYVIPKQLREHGLTTAQLRFEDDAIAHLIRAYTREAGLRNLEREVGRVCRKVARAVTEGRNDPVVFMKDLVHEYLGAERFFSEIAERTDEPGVAVGLAWTPNGGDILFIEATRMAGTKQLILTGHLGDVMKESAQAALSYVRSRADRLGIAADFFEHTDLHLHVPGGAIPKDGPSAGITMTTAIASLLTGRAVRHGLAMTGEITLRGRVLPVGGIKEKVLAARRAGIDTVILPRRNEKDLEDVPESARTALRFHFVDTMDEVLDLALVPGQAPLAASA